The Candidatus Dechloromonas phosphoritropha genome includes a region encoding these proteins:
- the yghU gene encoding glutathione-dependent disulfide-bond oxidoreductase produces MSDANSYLLPKIWVWNKANGGQFANINRPIAGSTHEHALPRGKHPLQLHSLATPNGVKVTIMLEELLALGQTGAEYDAWLIRINEGDQFGSGFIEVNPNSKIPALLDCSGPKPVRVFESGSILLYLAEKFGAFVPTEPARRAECLSWLFWQMGSTPFLGGGFGHFYAYAPTKIEYAIDRFAMEVKRQMDVLNRRLAESPYVGGDEYSIADMAIWPWYGALAKGQLYEAGEFLQVNEYTHVIRWADEIGQRPAVQRGRMVNRVTGPLESQLQERHDARDFEISTQDKLQAGS; encoded by the coding sequence ATGTCTGACGCGAACAGTTATCTACTCCCAAAAATCTGGGTCTGGAATAAGGCCAATGGTGGCCAGTTTGCGAACATCAACCGGCCCATCGCCGGGTCAACCCATGAGCACGCGCTGCCCCGTGGCAAGCACCCGCTACAGCTGCATTCGCTGGCTACGCCCAATGGTGTCAAAGTTACGATCATGCTGGAAGAGTTGCTGGCACTCGGTCAGACCGGCGCTGAATACGATGCCTGGCTAATCCGAATCAACGAGGGAGATCAGTTCGGTAGCGGCTTTATCGAGGTTAACCCCAATTCCAAGATTCCAGCGCTACTGGACTGCAGCGGCCCGAAACCCGTAAGGGTGTTTGAATCGGGATCGATTCTTCTCTATCTGGCCGAGAAATTTGGGGCCTTTGTGCCTACCGAACCGGCCCGACGCGCCGAATGCCTGTCGTGGTTGTTTTGGCAGATGGGCAGTACGCCTTTTCTGGGTGGTGGCTTCGGCCACTTCTACGCTTATGCGCCAACAAAAATCGAATACGCGATTGACCGCTTTGCCATGGAGGTCAAACGCCAGATGGATGTGCTCAACCGACGGCTAGCCGAAAGCCCCTACGTCGGTGGAGATGAGTACTCGATCGCCGACATGGCCATTTGGCCATGGTACGGAGCCTTGGCCAAAGGTCAGCTGTACGAGGCGGGTGAGTTTCTACAGGTAAACGAGTACACCCACGTGATTCGCTGGGCTGATGAAATTGGTCAGCGCCCGGCAGTGCAACGGGGCCGCATGGTCAACCGGGTGACGGGACCGCTGGAAAGCCAACTGCAGGAGCGCCACGATGCGAGAGACTTCGAGATCAGCACACAAGACAAACTGCAGGCCGGGTCATGA
- a CDS encoding ADP-ribosylglycohydrolase family protein yields the protein MPAHSLEDRAMGALMGGFIGDALALGPHWYYDLDRLHADYGAWINDYSTPKPGRYHADMKAGQLSQSGFLLRLTVQSLVDCGSYDEADFCRRMDTEFFPLLDGTPMNGPGGYTSQSIREAWRKRVGAGLPWGQVAGNADTTEAAERILAIAIRYAMQPAELALAITRNTLLTQTDGTVVAMTVAFGALLGMLVEGQPFDSSISGKLMARVNSGELPFHAVTSGNLQAPQPDQAEAPTAGRFPSPDALLSQSSIALAALDPDIRIEPAWKVSLVYGMPCAVYHQFPAAYYLAARFHDDFESAVLHAVNGGGQNQARAILAGALTGAQTGLSGIPQRFLSGLENSGELLDLAGRLAKQIIH from the coding sequence ATGCCCGCACACTCTCTTGAAGATCGCGCAATGGGGGCCTTGATGGGTGGCTTCATTGGTGATGCCCTCGCGCTTGGCCCTCATTGGTACTACGACCTGGATCGACTTCATGCCGATTATGGAGCGTGGATCAACGACTACAGCACACCCAAACCGGGGCGCTATCATGCCGACATGAAGGCAGGGCAACTGTCACAATCAGGATTCCTGCTGCGCCTGACCGTGCAGTCACTGGTCGATTGCGGCAGCTACGATGAAGCCGACTTTTGCCGTCGTATGGACACGGAATTCTTCCCGCTGCTTGACGGGACACCGATGAACGGACCAGGTGGCTACACCAGCCAGTCAATCCGGGAGGCGTGGCGCAAGCGGGTTGGCGCCGGATTGCCGTGGGGGCAGGTGGCAGGAAACGCCGATACCACCGAAGCCGCTGAGCGCATTCTCGCCATCGCTATCCGTTACGCGATGCAGCCGGCTGAACTCGCGTTGGCCATCACCCGCAATACGCTGCTGACGCAGACAGATGGCACGGTAGTCGCAATGACCGTCGCCTTCGGCGCGCTACTTGGCATGCTGGTTGAAGGGCAGCCCTTCGATTCAAGCATCTCGGGCAAACTGATGGCACGGGTCAATTCGGGGGAACTGCCATTCCACGCGGTCACCAGTGGCAATTTGCAAGCACCGCAACCAGATCAGGCGGAAGCACCAACTGCCGGTCGTTTTCCTTCGCCGGACGCCCTGCTTAGCCAATCCTCGATTGCCCTCGCAGCGCTCGATCCCGATATTCGTATTGAGCCCGCCTGGAAGGTTTCTCTTGTGTATGGCATGCCCTGTGCTGTCTATCATCAGTTTCCAGCCGCTTACTATCTTGCTGCCCGGTTTCATGATGACTTCGAGTCTGCTGTGCTCCATGCGGTCAATGGTGGCGGTCAGAATCAGGCCCGCGCCATTCTGGCCGGCGCCCTTACCGGAGCTCAAACCGGACTCTCGGGGATTCCTCAGCGCTTCCTTAGTGGCCTGGAGAATAGTGGCGAGTTGCTGGATTTGGCAGGGCGACTGGCTAAACAGATTATTCACTAG
- a CDS encoding FUSC family protein has protein sequence MNWRGWERFQALLRREILHLTTVNRSDRRWQMPFCAGLAIGLPLLVGAYFDHLEYGLVSSLGGLVFLYVPNTPLPHRMVSLMVSSFGMSACYTLGVMCHFLPLLLVPVLTFIAVVVVMVCRFFALAPPGSVFFIMAAAIGAFTPIGVLQVPLFVGLLTMGGLLACLIAFFYSLYILRLQAPQPVNPLPPPTFDFVVFDSIVIGLFVGISLALAQALQLERPYWVPVSCLAVIQGASLRAVWTKQVHRIAGTAVGLLLAWGLLLMPLDEWSFSLLLMLLAFITETLVVRHYGLAVIFITPLALLLAEATHLGHGSPDAMLQARLFDTVLGSVVGLLGGVCLHSPSFRLHLGRLIRRLLPARLPL, from the coding sequence ATGAACTGGCGAGGTTGGGAGCGATTTCAGGCACTGTTGCGACGGGAAATACTCCACCTGACGACCGTCAACCGCAGCGATCGGCGCTGGCAGATGCCGTTCTGTGCCGGGCTGGCTATTGGTCTGCCGCTCTTGGTCGGCGCCTATTTCGATCATCTCGAATACGGTCTTGTCTCGTCGCTCGGTGGCTTGGTCTTCCTTTACGTTCCCAACACACCGCTGCCGCACCGCATGGTGTCGCTGATGGTCTCTTCCTTTGGCATGAGCGCCTGCTACACCCTCGGCGTGATGTGCCACTTCCTGCCGCTGTTGCTCGTCCCAGTGCTGACTTTCATCGCTGTCGTGGTCGTGATGGTTTGCCGTTTCTTTGCGCTTGCGCCGCCGGGGAGCGTATTTTTCATTATGGCCGCGGCGATCGGCGCTTTTACGCCAATTGGTGTGTTGCAGGTGCCACTTTTCGTCGGTTTGCTGACGATGGGCGGTTTGCTCGCTTGCCTGATTGCTTTTTTCTACAGCCTTTACATCTTGCGTCTGCAGGCGCCGCAACCGGTCAATCCATTGCCGCCGCCAACCTTCGACTTTGTTGTTTTCGACTCGATAGTGATCGGCTTGTTCGTCGGTATTTCGCTGGCTTTGGCCCAGGCATTGCAACTGGAGCGGCCCTACTGGGTACCGGTGAGCTGCCTGGCGGTGATCCAGGGCGCCTCGTTGCGCGCCGTCTGGACCAAGCAGGTGCACCGGATTGCCGGCACTGCGGTCGGCCTGCTGCTGGCGTGGGGCTTGTTGCTCATGCCGCTCGACGAATGGAGTTTCTCGCTGCTGCTGATGCTGCTGGCCTTCATCACCGAGACGCTGGTGGTCCGCCATTACGGCCTGGCGGTGATTTTCATCACCCCGCTGGCCCTCCTGCTCGCCGAGGCCACCCATCTTGGCCATGGTTCCCCTGATGCGATGCTGCAGGCGCGCTTGTTCGATACCGTGCTCGGCTCGGTCGTCGGTCTGCTGGGCGGGGTTTGTCTGCATAGTCCCAGCTTTCGCTTGCATCTGGGGCGGCTGATTCGCCGACTGTTGCCGGCACGTCTCCCGTTATAA
- the wrbA gene encoding NAD(P)H:quinone oxidoreductase gives MSKILVLYYSTYGHIETMAQAIAEGVRSTGATADIKRVPETVPNEIATSAHFKLDQAASVATVAELETYDAIIIGCPTRFGRMPSQMASFLDQAGGLWARGALHGKVGGAFTSTATQHGGQEVTLFSVITNLLHFGMIVVGLPYSHQGQMTLDEIVGGSPYGATTIAGGQGQRQPSAIELEGARHQGKLIAATANKLFDQ, from the coding sequence ATGTCAAAAATTCTGGTGTTGTATTACTCAACCTATGGGCACATCGAAACCATGGCGCAAGCTATTGCAGAGGGGGTCCGTTCAACCGGTGCAACAGCCGATATCAAGCGGGTGCCAGAGACCGTTCCGAACGAAATAGCCACGTCGGCTCATTTCAAGCTTGATCAGGCGGCGTCTGTGGCAACGGTAGCGGAATTGGAAACTTACGATGCCATTATCATTGGTTGTCCAACACGGTTTGGCCGGATGCCATCACAGATGGCAAGCTTTTTGGATCAGGCCGGTGGCCTGTGGGCGCGTGGCGCGCTTCACGGTAAGGTAGGGGGTGCCTTTACATCGACTGCGACACAGCATGGAGGGCAAGAAGTCACCTTGTTCTCTGTCATTACGAATCTTCTCCATTTCGGCATGATTGTCGTTGGCTTGCCCTACAGCCACCAAGGCCAGATGACCCTGGACGAGATCGTCGGGGGCAGCCCTTACGGTGCGACGACGATTGCCGGAGGCCAAGGCCAACGCCAACCGAGTGCCATTGAGCTGGAGGGCGCCCGTCACCAAGGCAAGCTCATCGCCGCAACGGCCAACAAGCTCTTCGATCAGTAA
- a CDS encoding flavin reductase family protein yields MHQLKLSKAFTLMESGPVILVTTRDGKKANIMTISWTMVMEFTPVFAITTGAWNYSFAALRKNRECVIAIPTVELLDKVVGIGTCSGADTDKFAKFNLTPVQSKLVKPPLIKECLANIECKVIDIVKKHNIVVLEAVAAYIDSARKEKRTVHAVGDGTFIVDGRKIDRKKMMASKLPPDV; encoded by the coding sequence ATGCATCAGTTGAAACTGAGCAAGGCCTTTACTCTGATGGAATCAGGGCCTGTGATCCTCGTAACAACTCGTGATGGGAAAAAGGCCAACATCATGACTATCTCCTGGACCATGGTGATGGAATTCACTCCGGTATTTGCGATCACCACAGGTGCATGGAATTACTCCTTCGCGGCATTGCGAAAGAATCGAGAGTGTGTCATTGCAATTCCCACCGTCGAGCTACTGGATAAGGTGGTTGGAATAGGGACGTGCTCTGGGGCCGATACGGACAAGTTTGCCAAGTTCAATCTCACGCCAGTGCAGTCCAAGCTCGTCAAGCCGCCCTTGATCAAGGAGTGCCTCGCCAACATCGAATGCAAGGTCATCGACATCGTCAAAAAGCACAATATTGTTGTGTTAGAAGCGGTTGCCGCATACATCGATAGCGCACGCAAAGAGAAACGTACGGTTCACGCGGTTGGTGACGGAACATTTATTGTCGACGGACGCAAAATTGACCGGAAGAAGATGATGGCGTCCAAGCTCCCGCCGGACGTTTAG
- a CDS encoding acetate kinase yields the protein MKAKVNEQAKRLESLKKQLADTDAKLQGIQQALGVDVPAKTVVAATPVKGKDTQPTQVAQVAPVPQAAAAAQPPATVGESRPERVQQIAQIFEQPGVLTPAGQFSFEAGLQYSYSSNNRVSLVGYTIIPAITIGVIDVREVKRNTTTANLTGRWGVTNRLELEARVPYVYRSDDQIARAWNTGSAFDDTLDHSTGHGLGDIEATARYQFNETSVDKPVYIGTLRFKGRTGKDPFEVLSNQILSPELSTNRIEAELPTGSGFYTLQPGLTVLYPTDPAVFFGGLNYQYNFSRSGVTMNTSNGPIDLGTVDPGDVIGYNFGMGLALNEKSSFSIGYDGASVGKTKISKQETLSTRVQLGTLLLGYSQRVSPATSVGLTVGVGVTRDSPDVTLGLRVPMSF from the coding sequence TTGAAGGCCAAGGTCAATGAGCAGGCCAAGCGTCTGGAATCACTCAAGAAGCAACTGGCGGACACCGATGCCAAGTTGCAGGGAATCCAGCAAGCTCTCGGTGTCGACGTTCCGGCCAAGACCGTAGTCGCCGCCACACCGGTTAAGGGCAAGGACACCCAGCCCACGCAGGTGGCCCAGGTAGCGCCGGTTCCGCAGGCTGCCGCAGCCGCGCAACCGCCGGCTACGGTCGGGGAGAGTCGCCCGGAGCGTGTCCAGCAGATAGCACAGATCTTCGAACAGCCGGGGGTGCTAACGCCTGCCGGACAGTTCTCGTTTGAGGCCGGATTGCAGTACTCGTACTCGTCGAACAATCGGGTATCCCTCGTTGGCTACACCATCATTCCGGCTATTACGATTGGCGTTATCGATGTGCGCGAAGTCAAGCGCAATACAACTACCGCCAACTTGACGGGTCGCTGGGGCGTGACCAACCGCCTGGAACTCGAGGCCAGGGTGCCGTATGTCTATCGCTCGGACGATCAGATTGCACGCGCCTGGAATACAGGCTCTGCCTTTGATGACACACTTGACCATAGCACCGGTCATGGCCTGGGCGATATCGAGGCGACGGCGCGTTACCAGTTCAACGAAACCAGCGTTGACAAGCCGGTCTATATCGGTACCTTGCGCTTCAAGGGTCGCACCGGCAAGGACCCCTTCGAGGTATTGTCGAACCAGATCTTGTCGCCCGAGTTGAGCACCAACCGGATCGAGGCCGAGTTGCCAACGGGTTCGGGCTTCTACACGCTGCAACCGGGATTGACCGTGCTTTACCCGACGGACCCCGCGGTCTTTTTTGGCGGCCTGAATTATCAGTACAATTTCTCGCGCTCCGGGGTGACAATGAACACGAGCAATGGGCCAATTGATCTGGGTACCGTGGATCCGGGCGATGTTATCGGCTACAACTTCGGGATGGGGTTGGCGCTCAATGAAAAATCGTCGTTCAGCATCGGCTACGATGGCGCTTCAGTGGGCAAGACCAAGATCAGCAAGCAGGAGACCTTGTCGACGCGCGTCCAGCTTGGAACGCTGCTTCTCGGTTACTCCCAGCGGGTGAGCCCTGCAACTTCGGTCGGTCTTACGGTCGGCGTCGGCGTCACGCGGGACAGCCCGGACGTGACACTCGGATTGCGGGTCCCGATGTCGTTCTAA
- a CDS encoding IS4 family transposase — protein sequence MHGANFLAAARREPRFFTRNRELPFTNLIAFLLTGIRGAVQAELDSCFALLAGRTRLCRAITASAFSKARSHLVANLFEPLNTELLRLVDEVVPQQPDWQGLRVLAADASKVRLTLLDLEGRRHIREAAIFGLFRPGIELFDSLILHSSLVGERQMLFERLDRLGAQDMLVLDRGYPGAWLVAALLHRGIPFCIRCDSSASFSAITQFMRSGEDEAQVTLPPPHRQDAIDYECPRLPSMVRLIRQVTPTGKVRVLMTSLLDTARYPATSFSALYHSRWRIEEAFKRIKHRLNLEHTSGLTWLAACQDVGAKMVCDNLNALATYLAAEERLPSDSPWRVNRTMAFNTVRRILPRVLAGVQQITTRVTKEIFSEIVKNLQKFIPDRARPRPNQRKPHLSFAYKPAV from the coding sequence ATTCATGGCGCCAATTTCCTTGCCGCCGCCCGCCGCGAGCCTCGGTTTTTCACCCGAAACCGTGAATTGCCATTCACGAATCTGATCGCTTTCCTGCTCACCGGCATTCGCGGCGCAGTTCAGGCGGAGCTTGATTCCTGCTTTGCCCTGCTTGCCGGAAGAACCCGCCTTTGTCGGGCGATCACGGCCAGTGCCTTCTCAAAGGCGCGCAGCCATCTGGTCGCCAATCTCTTTGAGCCGCTCAATACAGAATTGCTGCGCCTGGTCGATGAGGTCGTTCCGCAGCAGCCGGACTGGCAAGGCTTGCGGGTCTTGGCGGCGGATGCATCGAAGGTACGTCTGACCTTGCTTGACCTGGAAGGGCGCCGCCATATTCGAGAAGCGGCCATCTTCGGTTTGTTTCGGCCAGGGATCGAATTGTTCGACTCGCTGATTTTGCACAGTTCGCTGGTCGGCGAACGTCAGATGTTGTTTGAGCGGCTTGACCGACTCGGTGCTCAGGACATGCTGGTGCTTGATCGCGGGTATCCGGGTGCCTGGTTGGTCGCGGCGCTGTTGCATCGAGGTATCCCCTTTTGCATACGCTGTGATTCGTCCGCTTCCTTTTCTGCCATCACCCAGTTCATGCGATCCGGAGAAGATGAGGCGCAGGTGACATTGCCGCCACCGCATCGTCAGGATGCCATTGATTACGAGTGTCCGCGTCTGCCTTCTATGGTTCGCCTGATTCGTCAGGTGACGCCGACTGGCAAGGTACGGGTCTTGATGACCTCCTTGCTTGATACCGCGCGGTATCCGGCCACAAGCTTCTCAGCCCTTTATCACAGCCGTTGGCGTATCGAGGAGGCGTTCAAGCGCATCAAACACCGGCTCAATCTGGAGCACACGTCCGGCCTGACTTGGCTGGCCGCCTGCCAGGATGTTGGGGCCAAGATGGTGTGTGACAATCTCAATGCCCTGGCCACCTACCTGGCTGCGGAAGAGCGGCTGCCCAGCGATTCGCCATGGCGAGTGAATCGGACGATGGCCTTCAATACCGTACGTCGTATCTTGCCCCGAGTCTTGGCGGGTGTGCAGCAAATCACCACCCGAGTTACCAAGGAAATCTTCTCGGAAATCGTCAAAAACCTTCAGAAATTTATCCCTGATCGTGCTCGACCTCGGCCAAACCAGCGAAAGCCTCACCTGTCCTTTGCTTACAAACCCGCCGTATGA
- the recG gene encoding ATP-dependent DNA helicase RecG has translation MAASETSGSIRASEALRKKLARIGLHREADLLVHLPLRYEDETRITPVARAPWGEPVQVEVVVTSCEVQFRPRRQMVIRALDDSGELTMRFFSVYPMQQAALSEGSRVRAFGEVRGGFFGAEMVHPRFHKVAEGEPLATELTPIYPSTAGVANSGLQKLIGKALETAELADTLPDDLRQQLKLPGFARSLHFLHTPPPGTDLDTLHSRNHPAWRRLKFDEVLAQQLSLRRAYLARREKGAPVLVARDDLGALLLDRLSFGLTGAQLRAMAEIGGDLAQPYPMQRLLQGDVGAGKTIVAAFAACQAISAGWQAAFMAPTEILAEQHYLKLKDWLEPLGVRVAWLSGSLKTKAKREQLAATAADAQLVVGTHALIQEGVDFARLGLAIVDEQHRFGVAQRLALRKKGNNPHQLMMSATPIPRTLAMSYYADLDVTVLDELPPGRTPVKTRLIADNRREDVVGFVKKHVDEGRQAYWVCPLIEESEALQLQTAQETFTSLSEELSGLTVGLVHGRLKADEKQAVMAAFAAGEINVLVATTVIEVGVDVPNASLMVIEHAERFGLAQLHQLRGRVGRGQYESSCVLIYAGPLGEIARQRLKIIYENSDGFEIARQDLQIRGPGEFVGSRQSGVPLLRYADLEMDADLVEMARNVAEKMLTGHPDLAERHLQRWLGSREELLKS, from the coding sequence ATGGCGGCCAGCGAGACATCCGGCTCGATCCGCGCCTCCGAGGCGCTACGCAAGAAACTCGCCAGGATCGGCCTCCATCGCGAGGCCGATTTGCTGGTGCACCTGCCGCTGCGCTACGAAGACGAAACCCGCATCACGCCGGTGGCTCGGGCGCCGTGGGGCGAGCCGGTGCAGGTCGAGGTCGTCGTTACTTCCTGTGAGGTGCAGTTCCGGCCGCGCCGGCAGATGGTCATCCGTGCGCTCGATGACAGCGGCGAGCTCACCATGCGCTTCTTCAGCGTCTACCCGATGCAGCAGGCAGCGCTGAGCGAAGGATCACGCGTGCGCGCCTTCGGCGAGGTGCGCGGCGGCTTCTTCGGCGCCGAGATGGTCCATCCGCGCTTCCACAAGGTGGCCGAGGGCGAGCCGCTGGCGACGGAATTGACCCCGATTTACCCGTCGACCGCGGGCGTTGCCAATTCAGGACTGCAGAAACTGATCGGCAAGGCGCTGGAGACGGCCGAGCTTGCTGACACCCTGCCCGACGACCTGCGACAGCAGCTCAAGCTGCCCGGCTTCGCCCGCAGCCTGCATTTCCTGCACACGCCGCCGCCGGGCACCGATCTCGACACCCTGCACTCACGCAACCATCCCGCCTGGCGACGCCTCAAGTTCGACGAAGTTCTGGCGCAGCAACTGTCCTTGCGCCGCGCCTACCTTGCAAGACGCGAAAAGGGGGCGCCGGTGCTGGTGGCTCGCGACGATCTCGGCGCACTCCTGCTCGACCGCCTGTCGTTTGGTCTCACCGGCGCCCAGTTGCGGGCGATGGCCGAAATCGGCGGTGATCTCGCCCAGCCCTATCCGATGCAGCGCCTGCTGCAGGGCGACGTCGGCGCTGGCAAGACCATCGTCGCCGCGTTCGCCGCCTGTCAGGCGATTTCGGCCGGCTGGCAGGCCGCCTTCATGGCGCCGACCGAAATCCTCGCCGAGCAGCATTATCTGAAGTTGAAGGACTGGCTTGAACCGCTCGGCGTTCGCGTGGCCTGGCTGTCCGGCAGCCTGAAAACCAAGGCCAAGCGCGAGCAACTGGCGGCGACGGCGGCCGACGCGCAACTGGTCGTCGGCACCCACGCGCTGATCCAGGAGGGCGTCGATTTCGCCAGACTCGGCCTGGCCATCGTCGACGAACAACATCGCTTCGGTGTCGCCCAGCGCCTCGCCCTGCGCAAGAAAGGTAACAATCCGCACCAGTTGATGATGTCGGCGACGCCCATTCCGCGCACGCTGGCCATGAGCTACTACGCCGACCTTGACGTCACCGTGCTCGACGAACTGCCGCCCGGCCGGACCCCGGTCAAGACCCGGTTGATCGCCGACAACCGGCGCGAGGATGTCGTCGGCTTCGTCAAAAAACACGTCGATGAAGGCCGCCAGGCGTACTGGGTCTGCCCGCTGATCGAGGAATCGGAAGCCCTGCAGTTGCAGACCGCGCAGGAAACCTTCACCTCACTTTCAGAAGAACTTTCCGGGTTGACCGTGGGGCTCGTCCACGGCCGTCTGAAGGCCGATGAAAAGCAGGCGGTGATGGCCGCCTTCGCCGCCGGCGAGATCAACGTGCTGGTGGCGACGACGGTCATCGAGGTCGGCGTCGATGTGCCGAACGCCAGCCTGATGGTCATCGAGCACGCCGAGCGTTTCGGTCTCGCGCAACTGCACCAGTTGCGCGGTCGCGTCGGGCGCGGCCAGTACGAATCGAGCTGCGTCCTGATCTACGCCGGCCCGCTCGGCGAAATTGCCCGCCAGCGCCTGAAGATCATCTACGAGAACAGCGACGGCTTCGAGATCGCCCGCCAGGACCTGCAGATCCGCGGCCCCGGCGAATTCGTCGGCAGCCGGCAAAGCGGGGTGCCCCTACTGCGCTACGCCGATCTGGAAATGGATGCCGATCTGGTCGAGATGGCGCGTAACGTTGCCGAGAAAATGCTGACTGGGCATCCCGATCTCGCCGAACGTCACCTGCAACGCTGGCTCGGGTCGCGGGAGGAGTTGCTAAAATCGTGA
- a CDS encoding RidA family protein produces the protein MAKTIIATPKAPVAIGTYSQAVRVGGTVYLSGQIGLDPASMQMVDGIDAQIVCVFENLKAVAEAAGGSLADIVKLNVFLTDLGNFARVNETMARYFSEPYPARAAVGVKELPRGALVEADAVMFIGN, from the coding sequence ATGGCCAAGACTATCATCGCCACCCCCAAAGCCCCGGTCGCCATCGGCACCTATTCGCAAGCCGTGCGCGTTGGCGGCACCGTGTACTTGTCGGGGCAGATCGGTCTCGATCCGGCTTCCATGCAGATGGTAGACGGTATCGACGCACAAATCGTTTGCGTCTTCGAAAATCTCAAGGCCGTCGCCGAAGCTGCTGGCGGCTCGCTGGCCGACATCGTCAAGCTCAACGTCTTCCTGACCGACCTCGGCAATTTCGCCAGGGTCAATGAAACGATGGCCCGCTACTTCAGCGAACCCTACCCGGCGCGCGCCGCCGTCGGCGTCAAGGAACTGCCACGTGGCGCGCTGGTCGAGGCCGATGCGGTGATGTTCATCGGCAATTAA
- a CDS encoding outer membrane protein transport protein: protein MNNITMRTVPALLLLAFSGATSAAGFQLWEQNASGIATSYAGSAAVADNASTIYFNPAGMTRLPGIQLSAGVVGVRPSFKFSNEGSSGLLGSGGNGGDAGGWSAVPNAYLSWQVAPDWFIGLGISSPFGLATEYDNNWIGGYQAIKSEITTVNYNPSLAWKVNDKVSLGLGLSYQTIDAEMTNMTPVGLYRLKGDDGAWGWNAGALFTLSPAMRVGVSYRSTMSYTLDGNRTLGAAPSTSASADLKLPDTVILSVWQQVSDRWEAMGDLSFTRWNTLDKLNVRSVTGTETESFNYDNSWRIAWGAAYKASDAWKVKFGIAYDRTPTSDDNRTARTPDNDRLWFSFGGQWNGGVYGRIDAGYAYLYMKDPSINQTRTFTTPAGAPVGISNLRGSYNDSAHVLGIQYSNGF from the coding sequence ATGAACAATATAACCATGCGTACCGTGCCGGCGCTGCTTCTGCTTGCATTCTCCGGCGCCACTTCGGCGGCCGGCTTCCAGCTCTGGGAGCAGAACGCGAGCGGCATCGCCACTTCCTACGCCGGATCCGCGGCTGTCGCCGACAACGCCAGTACGATCTACTTCAATCCGGCCGGCATGACCCGGCTTCCCGGGATTCAGCTCTCGGCCGGTGTTGTTGGGGTCAGGCCGAGCTTCAAGTTCAGCAACGAAGGTTCCAGCGGTCTGCTGGGATCAGGTGGCAACGGCGGCGATGCCGGCGGCTGGTCGGCGGTGCCCAACGCCTATCTCTCCTGGCAAGTCGCGCCGGACTGGTTCATCGGCCTGGGCATTTCCTCGCCGTTCGGGCTGGCCACCGAATACGACAATAACTGGATCGGCGGCTACCAGGCGATCAAATCCGAAATCACGACGGTCAATTACAACCCGTCGCTGGCCTGGAAGGTGAACGACAAGGTCTCGCTCGGCCTGGGGTTGAGTTATCAGACCATCGATGCCGAAATGACCAACATGACGCCCGTAGGCCTCTACCGGCTCAAGGGTGACGATGGGGCCTGGGGCTGGAATGCCGGGGCGCTATTCACACTGTCGCCGGCGATGCGCGTCGGGGTTTCCTATCGCTCGACGATGAGTTACACGCTGGACGGCAATCGCACGCTCGGCGCGGCGCCTTCAACTTCGGCCAGTGCCGACCTCAAGTTGCCGGATACCGTCATCCTCTCGGTCTGGCAACAGGTTTCGGATCGCTGGGAGGCGATGGGCGATTTGTCCTTTACCCGCTGGAATACGCTCGACAAGTTGAACGTTCGTTCCGTCACAGGCACCGAAACCGAGTCCTTCAATTATGACAACTCGTGGCGTATTGCCTGGGGTGCCGCCTACAAGGCCAGTGACGCATGGAAGGTAAAGTTCGGCATCGCCTACGATCGAACCCCGACGTCGGACGACAACCGTACGGCCCGCACGCCTGATAACGACCGTCTCTGGTTCTCGTTCGGCGGTCAGTGGAACGGCGGAGTTTACGGCCGGATCGATGCCGGCTACGCCTACCTGTATATGAAGGATCCGAGCATCAACCAGACCCGGACGTTCACGACACCAGCCGGTGCCCCGGTCGGCATCAGCAACCTTCGCGGCTCCTACAACGACAGCGCCCATGTGCTGGGCATACAGTATTCGAACGGTTTCTAG
- a CDS encoding acyl-CoA thioesterase — MGIGLVNPPQKQPVLRTVPMPADLNQNGDVFGGWVMAQVDVAGAIPAMRRARGRVTTVSVNSFQFKQPISVGDLISLYAEVVHVGNTSITVNVEVYAERNYANPVTVKVTEAQLTYVAIDGAGKKRAVPSENT, encoded by the coding sequence ATGGGTATCGGTCTCGTCAATCCTCCGCAAAAGCAGCCGGTTCTGCGCACTGTGCCGATGCCGGCGGATCTCAACCAGAACGGCGATGTCTTCGGCGGCTGGGTCATGGCCCAGGTCGACGTGGCGGGGGCGATACCTGCCATGCGCCGTGCACGCGGTCGAGTGACAACTGTTTCGGTCAATTCTTTCCAATTCAAACAGCCGATTTCGGTGGGTGACCTGATCAGCCTCTACGCCGAAGTCGTCCATGTCGGGAACACGTCGATCACCGTCAATGTCGAGGTCTATGCCGAGCGGAACTATGCCAACCCGGTGACGGTCAAGGTGACGGAAGCGCAACTAACCTACGTTGCCATCGACGGAGCCGGTAAAAAGCGTGCCGTCCCGTCGGAAAATACGTAA